A stretch of Streptomyces vietnamensis DNA encodes these proteins:
- a CDS encoding response regulator transcription factor: MSIRVVVAGDHQLVLEAFAETLNGTNGLDVVGLATTFEAVLPAVQRHRPTVLLLGESTMGGKALRAAGEVRSQHPSCGVALMVGSATPSVVDRAVAAGALGVVPKTARLPQLITTLVGVAGGCLTVDPGLLRAPATGEAVLSVREADVLRLTADGATVKEIAGELYLAAGTVRNLTSAAIKKLGGRNRFDAARIAAECGLL, from the coding sequence ATGTCCATTCGCGTCGTCGTGGCCGGTGATCACCAACTGGTCCTGGAAGCGTTCGCCGAGACCCTGAACGGCACCAACGGCCTGGACGTCGTGGGGCTCGCCACGACCTTCGAGGCGGTCCTGCCGGCCGTCCAGCGGCATCGGCCCACCGTCCTGCTGCTCGGCGAGTCCACCATGGGCGGCAAGGCCTTGCGCGCGGCCGGCGAGGTCCGCTCGCAGCATCCGTCCTGCGGGGTGGCGCTCATGGTCGGCTCCGCCACGCCGTCGGTGGTGGACCGGGCGGTGGCCGCCGGGGCGCTCGGCGTCGTCCCCAAGACGGCCCGGCTGCCGCAGCTGATCACCACCCTGGTGGGGGTCGCGGGCGGCTGCCTCACGGTCGACCCGGGGCTGCTGCGGGCACCGGCGACGGGCGAGGCGGTGCTCAGCGTCCGCGAGGCGGACGTGCTCCGGCTCACCGCGGACGGGGCGACGGTCAAGGAGATCGCGGGCGAGCTCTATCTCGCGGCGGGAACGGTACGGAACCTCACCTCGGCGGCGATCAAGAAGCTCGGCGGGCGCAACCGGTTCGACGCGGCCCGCATCGCCGCCGAATGCGGCCTGCTGTGA
- a CDS encoding 3-dehydroquinate synthase II family protein — protein sequence MTDAKLCWLDIREAGAATAAVLEEAVHQKIDGIVAADPAVFAGLPPTVRKVLLFEDGAATVPADLGETDVVIVPGPRDARAELEAAHPDVQFGRYVEIVDADTLEDACLAARLEAWSVLDFRDPTKIPLEIVIAAASGAPGSIVTTAADTEEAEILYGVLEHGSDGVLMRGRTVGDATALRTAATAHGGEISLVELTVTATTHIGMGERACVDTTTHFRKDEGILVGSHSKGMVLCVSETHPLPYMPTRPFRVNAGALHSYTVGQNGRTHYLSELHAGSSVLAVDVDGRTRPVSVGRVKIETRPLISIDAVAPSGQTVNLILQDDWHVRVLGPGAAVLNSTELKPGDRILGHLPTADRHVGYPIDEFCLEK from the coding sequence ATGACGGACGCCAAACTGTGCTGGCTTGACATCCGCGAGGCCGGCGCCGCCACCGCCGCCGTCCTGGAGGAGGCGGTGCACCAGAAGATCGACGGCATCGTCGCCGCCGACCCGGCCGTCTTCGCCGGCCTGCCGCCCACCGTGCGCAAGGTCCTGCTCTTCGAGGACGGCGCCGCGACCGTCCCCGCCGACCTGGGCGAGACCGACGTGGTGATCGTGCCCGGCCCGCGCGACGCCCGCGCCGAGCTCGAAGCGGCCCACCCGGACGTGCAGTTCGGGCGGTACGTGGAGATCGTCGACGCCGACACCCTGGAGGACGCCTGCCTGGCGGCCCGGCTTGAGGCGTGGAGCGTCCTCGACTTCCGCGACCCGACGAAGATCCCGCTGGAGATCGTCATCGCGGCCGCCTCGGGCGCACCCGGTTCGATCGTGACGACCGCGGCCGACACCGAGGAGGCCGAGATCCTCTACGGCGTCCTGGAGCACGGCTCGGACGGGGTCCTGATGCGGGGCCGTACGGTCGGCGACGCGACGGCGCTGCGGACCGCGGCCACCGCGCACGGCGGCGAGATCTCCCTCGTGGAGCTCACCGTCACCGCGACCACGCACATCGGGATGGGCGAGCGGGCCTGCGTCGACACCACGACGCACTTCCGCAAGGACGAGGGCATCCTCGTCGGCTCGCACTCCAAGGGCATGGTCCTGTGCGTCAGCGAGACCCACCCGCTGCCCTACATGCCGACCCGCCCGTTCCGCGTCAACGCGGGCGCCCTGCACTCCTACACCGTGGGACAGAACGGCCGCACCCACTACCTGAGCGAGCTGCACGCCGGCAGTTCCGTCCTGGCGGTCGACGTGGACGGCCGCACCCGGCCGGTCAGCGTCGGCCGGGTGAAGATCGAGACCCGTCCGCTCATCTCCATCGACGCGGTCGCGCCCAGCGGGCAGACGGTCAACCTGATCCTCCAGGACGACTGGCACGTGCGGGTCCTCGGCCCCGGCGCCGCGGTGCTGAACAGCACCGAACTCAAGCCGGGCGACCGCATCCTGGGGCACCTGCCGACGGCCGACCGTCATGTGGGCTACCCGATCGACGAGTTCTGCCTGGAGAAGTAG
- a CDS encoding 2-amino-3,7-dideoxy-D-threo-hept-6-ulosonate synthase yields the protein MTGYGHFARSLRLRRLYRHSTAGLMITPLDHSIHDGPVVPKGTTLDRLAAEIAAGGSDAVVVHKGSVRHISPERFAAMSLIIHLNASTSQALDPNAKYVVAGVEEALRLGADAVSVHVNLGSDDERQQIGDLGRIADACDRWNLPLLAMVYPRGPRISDPRDPAVVAHAVTIAADLGADLVKTVFLGSTAEMLDLTAACPVPVLVAGGPALDEEEDVLAYVRDAIAGGAGGVAMGRNIFQAKDPRALAAKVARIVHHFPEQHFADGPFGAADGGDRLHGERLTPDHLDDARPEDPDHPTLDHPTLDDSTLDDLTGGPHHDGRQTVLA from the coding sequence ATGACCGGTTACGGCCACTTCGCCCGGTCGCTGCGGCTACGGCGGCTCTACCGCCACAGCACGGCCGGCCTGATGATCACTCCTCTCGACCACTCGATCCACGACGGTCCGGTGGTGCCCAAGGGCACGACGCTCGACCGGCTCGCCGCCGAGATCGCCGCCGGCGGCTCGGACGCCGTCGTCGTGCACAAGGGCAGCGTGCGCCACATCAGCCCGGAGCGGTTCGCCGCGATGTCGCTGATCATCCACCTCAACGCGAGCACCAGCCAGGCGCTCGACCCCAACGCCAAGTACGTCGTCGCCGGCGTGGAGGAGGCCCTGCGCCTGGGCGCGGACGCGGTCAGCGTCCACGTCAACCTCGGCTCCGACGACGAGCGGCAGCAGATCGGCGACCTCGGCAGGATCGCCGACGCCTGCGACCGCTGGAACCTGCCGCTGCTCGCCATGGTGTACCCGCGCGGGCCGCGGATCAGCGACCCGCGGGACCCGGCGGTCGTCGCGCACGCCGTGACGATCGCCGCGGACCTGGGCGCGGACCTGGTCAAGACCGTCTTCCTCGGATCCACCGCGGAGATGCTCGACCTGACCGCGGCCTGCCCCGTGCCGGTCCTCGTCGCGGGCGGACCCGCCCTCGACGAGGAGGAGGACGTCCTGGCGTACGTCCGGGACGCCATCGCCGGCGGGGCGGGCGGGGTGGCCATGGGCCGCAACATCTTCCAGGCCAAGGACCCGCGCGCCCTGGCGGCCAAGGTCGCCCGGATCGTGCACCACTTCCCCGAACAGCACTTCGCGGACGGCCCGTTCGGCGCGGCGGACGGAGGGGACCGGCTTCACGGCGAACGCCTCACCCCCGACCACCTCGACGACGCCCGGCCCGAAGACCCCGACCACCCGACCCTCGACCACCCGACCCTCGACGACTCGACTCTCGACGACCTGACAGGAGGTCCGCATCATGACGGACGCCAAACTGTGCTGGCTTGA
- a CDS encoding class I adenylate-forming enzyme family protein, which yields MYVRRILDALGKDPGRVVIDHADESVTAGRLAGSVRAATSLLHSRGVRPGDTVAVLTGPNRPSMLAARYAVHLLGATSVYVRSMNPRTDTETFSVATQARLLEDLRVSVLLVDDESAERGEWLTRRVPEVTLLTVPWGTETAGPLPARLPEPRPGDLATVEFTSGSTGRPKMVAQRYDTREELVGHLAHGLDPRGPATLLSVTPISHTTAPMADAVLGSGGRVVLHDEFDAGDVLDAFERHRVTDVYLAVPHLYRLLDHPAAPLTDLSSLRRITYSGTPAAPARVARAVELFGDVLIQVYGTTEAGGISSLNPLDHREPELLGSAGRPFPWVRVEIRGPGGGPQVERGVTGEIWISSPTVTAGYLGDEGRSRTVFRDGWLCTRDLGHWDRYGYLRLDGRIGDVIKHGGLKLDPAAIEEALMRHPQVRQATVFGVRDRDWVEQVHAAVELHSGAGHTSCDLRGYVAAQLTPEHTPVRVSVWPRLPLTPSGKPDRAYLRSVSPPDPTADPAGVGAGGPAPSSPRGATARADPVRARGPGHPTDHASSRTRKGVP from the coding sequence ATGTACGTACGCCGCATTCTCGATGCCCTCGGAAAGGACCCCGGGCGCGTGGTGATCGACCACGCCGACGAGTCCGTCACGGCCGGCCGGCTCGCCGGCTCCGTGCGGGCCGCGACCTCCCTGCTGCACTCCCGCGGCGTCCGCCCCGGCGACACCGTCGCCGTGCTGACCGGCCCGAACCGGCCGTCGATGCTCGCCGCCCGGTACGCCGTCCATCTCCTGGGCGCCACCTCCGTGTACGTACGGTCGATGAACCCGCGCACCGACACGGAGACCTTCTCGGTCGCCACCCAGGCCCGGCTCCTGGAGGACCTCCGGGTGTCGGTGCTGCTCGTCGACGACGAGAGCGCCGAGCGCGGCGAATGGCTCACCCGCCGCGTACCGGAGGTGACCCTGCTGACCGTCCCCTGGGGGACGGAGACGGCGGGGCCGCTGCCGGCGCGGCTGCCCGAGCCGCGCCCCGGGGACCTCGCGACCGTCGAGTTCACCAGCGGGAGCACGGGCCGGCCGAAGATGGTCGCCCAGCGGTACGACACGCGTGAGGAGCTGGTCGGCCACCTCGCCCATGGCCTCGATCCCCGGGGACCCGCGACGCTGCTGTCCGTCACGCCGATCAGCCACACGACCGCGCCGATGGCCGACGCGGTCCTCGGGAGCGGCGGACGGGTCGTCCTGCACGACGAGTTCGACGCGGGCGACGTCCTGGACGCCTTCGAGCGGCACCGGGTGACGGACGTCTACCTGGCCGTACCGCACCTCTACCGGCTCCTGGACCATCCGGCCGCCCCGCTCACCGACCTGTCCTCGCTGCGCCGCATCACCTACAGCGGCACCCCGGCGGCGCCGGCGCGGGTGGCCAGGGCCGTCGAGCTCTTCGGCGACGTGCTCATCCAGGTGTACGGGACGACGGAGGCGGGCGGCATCAGCAGCCTCAACCCGCTCGACCACCGCGAGCCCGAACTGCTCGGCTCGGCGGGCCGCCCGTTCCCCTGGGTGCGGGTGGAGATCCGCGGCCCCGGCGGCGGACCGCAGGTGGAGCGGGGGGTGACGGGCGAGATCTGGATCAGCTCGCCCACCGTCACGGCCGGCTACCTCGGCGACGAGGGGCGCAGCCGGACGGTCTTCCGCGACGGCTGGCTGTGCACCCGCGACCTGGGGCACTGGGACCGGTACGGCTACCTCCGGCTGGACGGCCGGATCGGCGACGTGATCAAGCACGGCGGTCTCAAGCTGGATCCGGCGGCCATCGAGGAGGCGCTGATGCGCCATCCGCAGGTGCGCCAGGCCACGGTGTTCGGGGTCCGCGACCGCGACTGGGTGGAGCAGGTGCACGCGGCCGTCGAGCTGCACTCGGGGGCCGGGCACACCTCCTGCGACCTGCGCGGGTACGTGGCCGCGCAGCTGACCCCGGAGCACACACCGGTACGGGTCTCGGTCTGGCCGCGGCTGCCGCTCACCCCCTCGGGCAAACCGGACCGCGCCTATCTGCGCTCCGTCTCGCCGCCGGACCCCACCGCCGACCCCGCGGGCGTCGGAGCCGGCGGACCGGCCCCCAGCTCCCCGCGCGGAGCCACCGCGCGGGCCGACCCCGTCCGCGCGCGCGGACCGGGTCACCCGACCGATCACGCCTCCTCGCGAACCAGAAAGGGCGTTCCATGA
- a CDS encoding multicopper oxidase family protein: MFSRRHAIRLGLTAGAVGAVGAAGGVFQGLTSGIPAAAAEPPAGPPAVAPFTVPLPRPKVLAPYRRTRSADYYAVTMRKTAVEILPGLKTEVLTYDGTFPGPTIRARSGRTAVVRQINGLSMPTSVHLHGGANPQEYDGGMTDLIQPGAAKTYVYANRQVGATLWTHDHAHHMESEHVYRGLSGLYLLGDEAEDALGLPSGAYEVPLILRDAHFDAAGQMVYTMDDALNRTTILVNGAPWPYMKVKARKYRFRMVNSCNLRIFVMALSDGSPIIHVGSDGGLLPAPAPSPVIVLSPGERADFVIDFSRYAPGTQVTLSNMLGPGPTELVGQIMRFDVEEKVDDPSRVPDVLTTLPALPTPTVERSFELRMDEPGTGSKAYINEKTFDHDRIDTEIAWGSTEVWTVKNTSTTVPHNFHTHLVQFRILERDGMPVYPAEAGLKDTVLLFPGQTAKLQLTFDTHRGVFPYHCHMIDHSAMGMMAQMRIS, encoded by the coding sequence GTGTTCTCTCGCCGCCATGCGATACGACTCGGACTCACCGCCGGTGCCGTCGGCGCTGTCGGCGCGGCCGGCGGGGTCTTCCAGGGCCTCACCTCCGGCATCCCGGCCGCGGCCGCCGAGCCTCCGGCAGGCCCGCCCGCGGTCGCCCCGTTCACCGTGCCGCTGCCGCGCCCGAAGGTCCTCGCCCCGTACCGCAGGACCCGGTCGGCCGACTACTACGCGGTCACCATGCGCAAGACGGCCGTGGAGATCCTGCCCGGTCTGAAGACCGAGGTCCTCACGTACGACGGCACCTTCCCCGGCCCCACCATCCGCGCCCGCAGCGGCCGCACGGCCGTCGTCCGGCAGATCAACGGGCTGTCGATGCCGACCTCGGTGCACCTGCACGGCGGGGCCAACCCGCAGGAGTACGACGGCGGCATGACGGACCTGATCCAGCCGGGCGCCGCGAAGACGTACGTGTACGCCAACCGGCAGGTGGGCGCCACGCTGTGGACGCACGACCACGCCCACCACATGGAGTCCGAGCACGTCTACCGGGGCCTCTCCGGGCTCTACCTCCTCGGCGACGAGGCCGAGGACGCGCTCGGGCTGCCCTCCGGGGCGTACGAGGTGCCGCTGATCCTGCGGGACGCGCACTTCGACGCGGCGGGGCAGATGGTCTACACGATGGACGACGCCCTCAACCGCACGACCATCCTGGTCAACGGCGCCCCGTGGCCGTACATGAAGGTCAAGGCCCGCAAGTACCGCTTCCGGATGGTCAACTCCTGCAACCTGCGGATCTTCGTGATGGCGCTGTCCGACGGCAGCCCCATCATCCACGTCGGTTCCGACGGCGGGCTGCTGCCGGCGCCGGCGCCCTCGCCGGTGATCGTCCTCTCCCCCGGCGAGCGCGCCGACTTCGTCATCGACTTCTCCCGGTACGCGCCGGGCACCCAGGTCACCCTGTCGAACATGCTGGGGCCCGGCCCGACCGAACTCGTCGGGCAGATCATGCGCTTCGACGTCGAGGAGAAGGTCGACGACCCCAGCCGGGTGCCGGACGTCCTCACCACCCTGCCGGCGCTGCCCACGCCGACCGTCGAGCGCTCCTTCGAGCTGCGGATGGACGAGCCGGGCACGGGCTCCAAGGCGTACATCAACGAGAAGACCTTCGACCACGACCGGATCGACACCGAGATCGCCTGGGGCTCGACGGAGGTGTGGACCGTCAAGAACACCAGCACGACCGTCCCGCACAACTTCCACACGCATCTGGTGCAGTTCCGCATTCTCGAAAGGGACGGAATGCCGGTCTATCCGGCGGAGGCGGGACTCAAGGACACGGTGCTCCTCTTCCCGGGACAGACCGCGAAACTCCAGCTGACCTTCGACACGCACCGCGGGGTCTTCCCCTATCACTGCCACATGATCGACCACAGCGCCATGGGAATGATGGCGCAGATGCGCATCTCCTGA